The DNA window GCATCATGTCATAGACACGGGTTTTCAAGGCGGTAATGACCCATATCCCGATGCCGATAATGAAATTGTCCCGTGCAGTTTCCCCGATTGATACAACCATCTCGCCCCCCATGGCTTCGTCAAAGGTACTTTTCGCCTTCATCGCGGTGTTCGAAGCAGAACCAATGCGGTGTCTGCTTCGGTTTGGCAAATCCCCAACCGGCATTCTTGCCGCAGCCTGTGTGTTCGCAGAAATGATGCTGTACGCCGGACTGCGTTGAAAATTCCGGTTGCGGCAATCTGATTTCGTCGCTCATCCGTGCGATGGCTTTTGCCGTGATCCTGAAAGCGCATCGAGCCGCTGTTGAAGGTGCCCATTGAGCACGATCATTTCCTTTAGCGCCTTCACGGAATCGCCCTTGTGAAGCGCAATGAACTTGTCGGCAGTCGCTTGCAGTGCCGCCTCTTGACGGCTGTCGAGCCTAACAATGCGGTCCATTTTCAACACTCCTAATGTGTCCATCGTTGCAGTGAACAAAAACGGAACAAAATTGTCAAGGTCGAATTGACCCGCAAGGAATACGTTCCTATTCGTATCTCATGCCCGAGCAACCGCCTAAGCGCCGAACAACGATCTTGCTCCTTAGTTCCGCGGTCCAGAACGGGCAGTTGGTATGGGTTGATTGCGGGTATTGCCATGACCGGTACGGTCGGCGCTATTACGATCCCGGCGACCTCATGAAGCTCTTTGGCGATGCCGACGTGAACCGCCTCAGCCGCGCGATGAAATGCGAGCAGTGCGGTCGAAACGACAACATGGAATGCGATGTCATCGTGCCTATCGCAGCCCAGCGCGAGCGGATGACCGTGCGCCGTCTGGTTAAGATACAGGTTCGGAAAAGCCCCGTCTGGCGCGACGACTAGCGGCGCACGCGACGAACGATCACTATGACCAAAATCGCCAGCAGAAGTGCAAGCGTGAACCACGGCGCAACGTCGAACAGTACTCGAAGGCCGCCATACGTCTAGAACAGCGATCCTTGGGCCGGCGCTTGCTGCGGAAACTTGATCTGCGTTGCTGGCTTCTCAACTATCACCAAGGCATCATCCGGGGCAGTCCGTTGCATATGCCGTGCTTCGGACCACGGTGCGGTTAGCCAGGCATCCACTTCGTCCGCTGTGGTCAGGATCACCGGCATTGCCTTTTCATGGATTGGTGCAATCAGCGCGTTCGGCTTGGTCGTCATGAAGCCGTAGAGTTCGAAGTCGCCGGGACCGTCTTTGACCCGGCGAACACCGTGCCACGGCGTCCACATGCCGGCGAAGAAGAAGGGCGATCTGTCGGGACGGGCAAACCAATAATTGCGCTGTATGCCCGTCTCCGGGTCTTTGTCGTTGGGTGTTGGACTAGGCTCCGCGAAGCTTGTCACTGGCACGACACAACGATTGTTCACGCCAACATATTGCTGCCAATGAGCATATTGCGGGTTGCGAATGTTGGTCATGCCATAGTCGGCTTTGCCCTTCACTCGTTCTATCGGCGTGGGCATTCCCCAAAGCAGCCTCGCTAGCTCGCGCTCGCCGTCCGGTGCGTTGCGCACAACTGGTCCCGGCATATTCGGGTAGACATCAACGGAAGGTTCAAGGTTGCCCATGATGTCCCGCAAAGCGCGCGTCCATTCGCGGATGGCGTCTTGGCTGGTGGTGATGTTGTAAAGATTGCACATGCCTTCGAATGTGCATCAACGAAACGCGGTTCGCCAGTGGCGGAGAATTTACCTCGGCGATTCCCCCTGCCCGCTCGCAAATGATGTAAGCTGTTGAAGGATGTTTTTCAGGCGAGCGGTGTATGGCGTCATTTTGCAGCTTCCTTGTATTTGAGCCGAGACAGACTGACCTTGTAACGTCCCTCTGTTCGCAGGCCGGGTGGAATTCCAGCTTTATTCCCGACCCCTCTAAGCGATTTAAATTTCATGCAACTGGCTATTCTCAAATTACAGATCCACACGCATTGAGTGAAATGAGCGCCCTGAAGAAGGGGGGATAAGCGGGGCCAGTTGTTAGTATTGCACGGCACAGAAGGCGAATCCGACAATATAATCAGCTTGATAAGCTCAGCTTATGTCATCGTTGAGGGGTTTGCAGATAGGGACAACCGTTCGCTTTCGGGGTTCGAGTTACCCAGCGATACATCGGAACAAGCCGACATATTCAAACATGTATTTCAAACTAGAGGTTTCTTTGAGAAATTCACCTATCAACGCGAAATGCCTGTGGCGGTGGCCATCGCCGCCAAAGCGTGGCCTGATAAGCAACTTGTGTACGCAATTCACAAACTTTCACGTAGTTACGACACAGAAAGCATAACACCATGGTCAATGCACCCTAGATATGGGCAGATTTTTTCTAAACATTCTGAACAATTTCATGATCATGTTCGCACTTCAATTGCCATAAATCTTGCCTATTCTGCAATTGAGGAACTCGGCTTGGAGATAAGATCAAGTCAGCAAAACCCTCGATGGTTGGACAATGATACCTTCGAGTGGAACCCAAAAGTCTTGGCTGACATTGAAGCCCGCTTGGACAAGGCCGGAATCGATCCGAAGAGAAAAGTCGATTGGATTGTCCGAGGCGATGAGACCGAACCTGCAATCCACCCGAAACGAAACACGTTGGCGCGGCATAGCGATGGTCGTTCAATTCGCGATATTGAATTCTCGCTGACCGATGCAATTAGCGCCTGCAGCTACTTGCGAAATTTTATGACTGCTCATGCGTTTGGGGACAAGGCGCGCCTCTTAGGCCCCTACGAGGTGTACAACGTTCAAAGCGTGGTGCGGCTTTTGATTCTTTCGAAATGCGGGAGCTGGAACGTTTGGTCAGACGATCTATCAAAACAGCACGTTGGGAACGCCGCTGGTTGACTGGTTCCGCCGTTAAACCCCTGCGAATACCCCTGCCCCACCCCTTTGCGCTGATCGCAACCCTGATCGTTGAATTCGTTGCGATTTGTCGACCGTGCGACCGGGCCGGCTTCTGTTCGGGTATTTGGTGCTCACACAGAACTGTTGTCATTGAGGAGTCTGTAAAAAAAATGGGACGGACGACGACAAACGTGGCCGCTGAAAGAAGGTTTCCTAGGACGGAAAGCTAGGGAAATCGAAGCCAGATCTGCATATCTATTGATTTCTTGCTCCCTCACACCCCAATCGCCGCCACCAATATCTGGTTCTGCCTTCGTATCGCCGTGCGCAGCTCCGGTATCTTCGCCGCATCGCGCTTCACGAATTCGATGAACATCATGTTCATGCCGTTGAAAATCAGTTCGCCGAGTGCTGATGCTCAAAATATTCCAAGTTGTGCCGCCTTCTACGACGCGCTCGCAACCTGGGCGGATGCCCCAACCCTGGTGAACGTGTTCCGCACCCTGACCGAGTTGTAGACGTAGGCAACCCAGAGTCCTGTCAGCACAAACGAGGCTATGGGCGCCACCAGCGCATCGCCTGCGAGCACCAGGCTCACCGGAACGCCCAGAACTGACGCAACCCAGATCGTGTCCAGCACGAAAACGACAGGGATGGCGAGCCACTGGAGCAGAAACAATTGCGGAAAACGGTGGCTTCGCCGCAGCATCGAAACGAGCACAACCAGCTGAAGCGCCAGAAATGCCAGATTGAGAGCAAGCTCGCCATACACCGCCAGCGGCCCATTCGAGAGGGTCATGAGTTGCTGGTAGCCGTCCGCCGAATTGGCGAAGTCGGCGAGTGTGCGCAGCGGTGACAATGTCTGACCGATCGCCAGCAGCATCAGCCAGCCGCCGAAGCCCACAAGAGCCTCAGGATTGCGTGACGGCTTCGCGGCTGATCGAACAGCAAAGAAAACAGGCACGCCGATCAACAGCAGCACAATCGCCCAATGCCAGATGGAAAACGCCCCCATTTACCCCTCCCCCATTTATACCCTCCTAGGTTGTACCAGATTTCAAACTCAACTCAAGAGGCGGCCATCGTCTGAAACCAGATCTTATGCGGAAGCGACGATTCTCCTGCCTGCTCCTGACTCCCTCACACCGCAATCGCCGCCACCAGAATCCGGTTCTGCCTCCGTATCGCCGCGCGCAGTTCGGCAATCTTCGCCGCGTCGCGCTTCACGAACTCGATGAACATCATGTTCATGTTGTTGAAGATCAGTTCGCCGAGTGCTGCGCCGTCGATGTCCTGGCGCACCAGGCCGAGCGCCTGCAGCCTCGCGATCAGGGCGCGGATCTGTTCGGTCAGCGCGCGGTCGAGCGCGGTGTAGGCCTGGCCGAACGGGCTGTCGGGCAGTTGCGTCGAGATTGCCATCGCCTGCCGCCACATCTCCTTGCTGAGATAGTGCAGCGAGTGCTCGATATAGATGCCGATCAGCGTGTCCAGCGCGTCGCCGACATTGGCCGGCGGCTTGGCGACGACGCCTTGCCCGGCATTGAGCACCTCGTTGACCTCCAGCGAGACGATGGCGCCGAGGATGTCGCCCTTGTTCTCATAGTAATTGTAGATGGTGCCGACCGAGACCTCGGCTTGCGCGGCGATCGCCTCGATCTTGGCGCCTTCATAGCCGGCCTCGCGAAACAGTTCCGCCGCCGCCTCGATGATGCGCCGGTGCCGGTCCGCCTTTTGCCTTGCCCGCAATCCGCTCATCTCAGCCTCTTGCCATAAAAACAGAATTGACTCAATTTTAGAATTGGTTCAATTTTTTGCAAGAAGCCACAAAGGCAAGGGAGAACACTCGATGTCCGCAATATCCGCATCCAGGAATCCGCTTTCCATTCTCAAAAGCCATCTGCATGCGGCGTGCGCCGCCACGGCGCTGCTGCTCGGGGCCGGCAGCGCTGCCCAGGCCGCCGACCTCAACGCGCTGATCTGGTGCGACCATGCCGATCCGGCGCTGCTGCAGCCGTTCGAGGAGGCCAATGGCGTCAAGGTCAACGTCAAGGAGTTCGAGGGCACCGGCGCAGGCCTCGCCATCGTCGAACAGTCGCAGCCCGGCGACTGGGACGTGATGGTGATCGACTCGATCGACGTGCCGCGCGGTGTCGAAAAGGGCCTGTTCGAGCCATTGCCGGAAGACAAACTGCCACTGGCCGACCTGTTCCCGCAGGTAAAGATGGACGGCTCCACCGTGGTCGGCGGCAAGCGCTACGGCATCACCGAAAAGTTCGGCTACAACACGATCGGCTACAACAAGACCAAGGTCGATCCGGCCGACATGCAGTCGATGGCGGCGCTGACCGGCGACAAGTACAAGGGCAAGGTTGCCATCTACGACTACTACCTGCCGGTCATCGGCATGGCCGCACTCGCCATCGGCAAGAGGACGGCCGATCTCACCGAAGCCGATCTTCCCGCCCTCAAGGACGAGCTTCTCAAGATGAAGGCCAATGCCAAGCTGGTCGGCGAAGTGACCGCCAGCCAGACGGCGCTGGCGACCGGCGAAGTCGACATCCTGGTCGGCGGCGGCGAATGGGTGACGGCGGGGCTGGCCAAGGAGAACCCGGCGCTCGACTTCTCCATTCCCAAGGAGGGTGCGGTGCTGTGGTCGCAGTCGCTGGCCATGTTCAAGGACTCCAAAAACAAGGACATGGCGCTGAAATTCATCCAGTACATTATGAGCCCGGAGGGCCAGGCGCGCCTTGCCACCTCGTCCTGCTACTGGGGCATGCCGGCCAACACCAAGGCAGCACTCACCGACGACCAGAAGAAGGTCCTGCGCTTCGACGAGCAGCCGGGCTTCCTCGCGCGCGCCCAGGCCTATCCGGCGCCGAACGCCGATCTCGACAAGAAGATGCAGGACATGTGGACCGAAATGCTGCAAGCGAAATGAGCCGATAGCGCTCATGAGCACTTCGGCAAACACCCCCCTGCCCCGGGCGGCCCTGCCCTGGGCGCTGGTCACGCCGGCGCTCGGCTGGACGCTGCTGTTCTTCGTGCTGCCCTTCATCGCCATGGGGTTTTCCAGCCTGACGGCGCATGAGGGCGGCGGCCTCACGGCGTCCAACTACAGCCAGTTCTTCACCAACCCTTCCTACTGGCAGGCGATGGTGAATTCGCTGCAAGTAACGGCGATCGTCACCGCGATCTCGGTGCTGCTCGCCTATCCCTTTGCCTGGATCCTGGCCGAACAGGTGCCGGAGCGCTGGCAGCGGCTGGCACTGATGCTGGCGGTGCTGCCGTTCTGGACATCCTATGTCGTGCGCTCCTACTCCTGGCTGTTGGTGCTGGCGCAGAACGGCGTCGTCAACCGGGCGCTGACCGGCTCCGGCCTCATCAGCGAGCCGCTGCAGCTCGCCAACACACGTTTCGCCACCGTCACCGGCTTCGTGCATTTCTTCGTCATGCTGTTGACGCTGACGATCTTCGCCAACCTCAAACAACTCAGCCCGAGCTACCGCAAGGCAGCCGCCGATCTCGGCGCCGGACCGGTGCGCACCTTCCTGCATGTCGTGCTGCCGCTGACCTTGCCCGGCATCATGGTCGGCGCCTTCCTCACCTTCGTGCTGTGCATCGGCGATTACATCACGCCGCAGATCCTGGGCGGTAACAACGAGCTGCTGATGCCGCAGCTGGTGATGATGCAGATCGGCCGGCGCGGCGATTTTCCGCTGGCCTCGGCGCTGTCGATCATCCTGATGGCGGTGGTCACCATCGCCTACCTCGCCTGCGCCCGCTGGCTGAAGATCGAGCGGGCCTGAGATGCGCAGGATCGTCCGCATCGCCTCCTGGCTCTACGCGATCGCCGTCTACGGCTTCATCTTCCTGCCGGTGGTCGTGCTGGTGCTGTTCTCCCTACAGTCTACCTCCTTCCCGATTCCGCCTTTCACCGGCCCGTCGCTGCGCTGGTACGAAGCGGTTCTGTCCGACGTCAGACTGACCTCGGCGCTGGTCAATTCGCTGCTGGTCGCGTCCATCTCGTCGCTCGCCGCCGTCACGCTCGGCTTCCTCTCCGCCTGGGGTTTTGCGCGCTTCGTCCTGCCGGGCTCGGGCTTGCTGCGCGGGCTGATCACGCTGCCGCTGACGGTCAGCTATCTCATCATCGGCATGGGGCTGCTGGTGCTGTTCAACTGGGCCGGCGTGCCAAAATCGCTGCTCGCCGCCGGCATCGGCCATGTCGTGATCAACCTGCCGCTGTGCTTTGCCATCATCTACAGCCAGATGGGCGACCACCAGATCAACATCGAGCGCGCCGCGCGCGACCTCGGCGCCCCGGAATGGAAGGTGCTGCTGTTGATCACCGTGCCGGTCATGGCGCCTGCCATCTTCGCCGGTTTCTTCCTGTCGATGACCTTTTCCTGGGACGAGTTCGTGATCTCCTTCCTGCTCACCCGCTTCGACACCACGCTGCCGGTTGAGATCTGGAACCTGCTGCGTTCCGGCCTCAACCCGAAGACCAACGCCGTCGGCTCGCTGGTCTTCGCCGTCTCCATCGTGCTGGTGGTGTTTTTTGAACTGACATTGCTGCGGAGAAAGCCGGCATGAGCGCGCCCCTCGTCGACATCAGCAGTGTCTCGCATCGCTTCGGCCAGCACACCGTGCTGAAGGATGTCTCGCTGCAGATCGAGCCCGGCAGCTATACGATCCTGCTCGGGCCCTCGGGCTCCGGCAAGACGACGCTGCTCTCCATTCTGGGCGGCTTCGTCACGCCCAGCGAAGGCAAGGTGTTCATCCGCGGCGAGGACTGCACTTCGGTGCCGCCGGCGAAGCGCCCGACGACCACGGTATTCCAGGACTATGCGCTGTTTCCGCATATGAGCGTCGGCAGCAATGTCGGCTTCGGCCTGCGCATGCAGGGCGTCGATGGCGTTACCCGAGCTGCAAAGGCGCGCGAGGCGCTGGCGCTGGTTGGACTGGCCTCCGCCTTCGACAAGAAGCCGCACCAGCTCTCCGGCGGCCAACGGCAGCGCGTGGCGCTGGCGCGTGCGCTGGTGATCGAACCGGCGGTGCTTTTGCTCGACGAGCCGCTCGGCGCGCTCGACCTGAAGCTGCGCCGGCAGATGCAGGATGAATTGAAGGCGATCCAGAAGCGCGTCGGCACCGCCTTCATCCATGTCACGCACGACCAGGAAGAGGCGATGGCGCTGGCCGACCATTGCGTGGTGATGAATGACGGGCGCATCGAGGACGAAGGTCCGCCCGAGCGCGTCTATGCGCGGCCGGCGACGCGCTTTTCCGCCACCTTCATGGGCGAAAGCACGATCCTCGCCGGCACGGTTACGGAGGCGAAGGACAGGACAAGCATTGTCGCGACGCCGGTTGGGCCGGTTTCGCTGCCGGGTGCCTTGCCGGTGGGCTCCACCGTTGCGCTGGCCATACGGCCGGAGCATCTTGTCTTCGGCATGGCCGCGGGCGCCGTCAAGCTCGGCACGGCTGGGGTGAGCGACGTCGTTTTCCAGGGCAGCTTCAAGCGCGTGCTTGCGGTTTCCGTCGAGGATCCTTCGATGCACTTCATCGCCAGGCTGCCGGCGACGGCGACCGTCCAGCCGGGCGACACGGTCGCGATTTCCTGCGATACCGACCAGATCATCCTGCTGACGGATTGAGCATGGCAACACTTCCGCTCATCGAGGCACCAGACTGGTACGAGACCATCCGCATGAGCGATGGCGTGACCTTGATCCACGAGCCATGGATAAAGCCGTTCTTCCGCTGCAACATGTGGCATGTGCGCGGCCGCGACCGCGACCTTCTGTTCGACACCGGGCTTGGTCATTTCAGCCTCAGGCGCCACGTACCGCTGGTGAGCGAGCGCAAGCTGACCTGCGTCGCCAGCCACACGCATTTCGACCATATCGGCTGCCACCACGAATTTCCCGACCGCTGCGTGCACCCGGCCGAGGCTGAGATCCTCGCCGATCCGCGCAACGAGTGGACGTTTGCCGGCAGCTATACCGCCGAGGAGATGTTCGATCGCCAGCCGGACGGCTGGGACGATGCGCGCTACAGCATCCTGCCGGCGCCCGCCGACCGCCTGCTTGAGCATGGTGATGTCGTCGATCTCGGCGACCGTGCCTTCGAGGTGATCCACACGCCCGGCCATTCACCCGGCGGCATCGCGCTCTACGAAAACAGGACGGGCATCCTGTTATCCGGCGACATCATCTATGACGGCCCACTGATCGACGATGTCTACCACTCGGACATATTAGACTACATGGCAACGCTGCTGCGCCTGCGGGACCTCGATGTCTCGGTCGTGCATGGCGGCCATTTTCCGAGTTTCGGCAAGGTGCGCTACCGCCAGCTTGTCGACGAGTATCTGGAACAGAAGCGGCAAGCCGGCTGCCATCTGCGGCAGGGCGTCTAAGGATTTAGCGCATCAGTTCGAAATGCCGCGGAAACGCCTGATGCAGCAGAAGCAGCATGGTCTTGCGCAGCACGTTGGTGTCACGGCCGCGAGGGTTCAGGTGATCCCAATACCAGGCGCCATGAACCAGATAGTTCAGGCTCTCCGACAGCGTGTCTATGTCGACGCCGGTATAACCGCCGCTGCGCGAAATCTCGATCAGCAGCTCGCGCGCCTCGGCGGTGTAGGCAAGGTCGCTCGGCAGGCCGATCTCGTTGTAGATCTGCATGCTCTTGCGGTCGCTGGAGAACACGACAAAGACCGAAACCCATTTGGGATGCTGCCGGGCGAAGTTTTGCGCGCAGTTGACCGCTCCGAGCAGGCGCTCGACCGGCGACAGGCCGGGCGCCCGCACCAGCGTAACCCACAGCTCATCGTATCGAT is part of the Mesorhizobium loti genome and encodes:
- a CDS encoding TetR/AcrR family transcriptional regulator yields the protein MAQRKATAAKHKGAMAKDGVSANDAAPPKDRRRERGEASVQRIIDATIELIAEEGLASVTMQRIAEHVGSSNALVVFHFRSKENLFRAVLQYLSDRYDELWVTLVRAPGLSPVERLLGAVNCAQNFARQHPKWVSVFVVFSSDRKSMQIYNEIGLPSDLAYTAEARELLIEISRSGGYTGVDIDTLSESLNYLVHGAWYWDHLNPRGRDTNVLRKTMLLLLHQAFPRHFELMR
- a CDS encoding SOS response-associated peptidase, whose product is MCNLYNITTSQDAIREWTRALRDIMGNLEPSVDVYPNMPGPVVRNAPDGERELARLLWGMPTPIERVKGKADYGMTNIRNPQYAHWQQYVGVNNRCVVPVTSFAEPSPTPNDKDPETGIQRNYWFARPDRSPFFFAGMWTPWHGVRRVKDGPGDFELYGFMTTKPNALIAPIHEKAMPVILTTADEVDAWLTAPWSEARHMQRTAPDDALVIVEKPATQIKFPQQAPAQGSLF
- a CDS encoding ABC transporter ATP-binding protein — translated: MSAPLVDISSVSHRFGQHTVLKDVSLQIEPGSYTILLGPSGSGKTTLLSILGGFVTPSEGKVFIRGEDCTSVPPAKRPTTTVFQDYALFPHMSVGSNVGFGLRMQGVDGVTRAAKAREALALVGLASAFDKKPHQLSGGQRQRVALARALVIEPAVLLLDEPLGALDLKLRRQMQDELKAIQKRVGTAFIHVTHDQEEAMALADHCVVMNDGRIEDEGPPERVYARPATRFSATFMGESTILAGTVTEAKDRTSIVATPVGPVSLPGALPVGSTVALAIRPEHLVFGMAAGAVKLGTAGVSDVVFQGSFKRVLAVSVEDPSMHFIARLPATATVQPGDTVAISCDTDQIILLTD
- a CDS encoding DUF2569 family protein, translated to MGAFSIWHWAIVLLLIGVPVFFAVRSAAKPSRNPEALVGFGGWLMLLAIGQTLSPLRTLADFANSADGYQQLMTLSNGPLAVYGELALNLAFLALQLVVLVSMLRRSHRFPQLFLLQWLAIPVVFVLDTIWVASVLGVPVSLVLAGDALVAPIASFVLTGLWVAYVYNSVRVRNTFTRVGASAQVASAS
- a CDS encoding ABC transporter permease; translated protein: MRRIVRIASWLYAIAVYGFIFLPVVVLVLFSLQSTSFPIPPFTGPSLRWYEAVLSDVRLTSALVNSLLVASISSLAAVTLGFLSAWGFARFVLPGSGLLRGLITLPLTVSYLIIGMGLLVLFNWAGVPKSLLAAGIGHVVINLPLCFAIIYSQMGDHQINIERAARDLGAPEWKVLLLITVPVMAPAIFAGFFLSMTFSWDEFVISFLLTRFDTTLPVEIWNLLRSGLNPKTNAVGSLVFAVSIVLVVFFELTLLRRKPA
- a CDS encoding MBL fold metallo-hydrolase: MATLPLIEAPDWYETIRMSDGVTLIHEPWIKPFFRCNMWHVRGRDRDLLFDTGLGHFSLRRHVPLVSERKLTCVASHTHFDHIGCHHEFPDRCVHPAEAEILADPRNEWTFAGSYTAEEMFDRQPDGWDDARYSILPAPADRLLEHGDVVDLGDRAFEVIHTPGHSPGGIALYENRTGILLSGDIIYDGPLIDDVYHSDILDYMATLLRLRDLDVSVVHGGHFPSFGKVRYRQLVDEYLEQKRQAGCHLRQGV
- a CDS encoding spermidine/putrescine ABC transporter substrate-binding protein, producing MSAISASRNPLSILKSHLHAACAATALLLGAGSAAQAADLNALIWCDHADPALLQPFEEANGVKVNVKEFEGTGAGLAIVEQSQPGDWDVMVIDSIDVPRGVEKGLFEPLPEDKLPLADLFPQVKMDGSTVVGGKRYGITEKFGYNTIGYNKTKVDPADMQSMAALTGDKYKGKVAIYDYYLPVIGMAALAIGKRTADLTEADLPALKDELLKMKANAKLVGEVTASQTALATGEVDILVGGGEWVTAGLAKENPALDFSIPKEGAVLWSQSLAMFKDSKNKDMALKFIQYIMSPEGQARLATSSCYWGMPANTKAALTDDQKKVLRFDEQPGFLARAQAYPAPNADLDKKMQDMWTEMLQAK
- a CDS encoding TetR/AcrR family transcriptional regulator → MSGLRARQKADRHRRIIEAAAELFREAGYEGAKIEAIAAQAEVSVGTIYNYYENKGDILGAIVSLEVNEVLNAGQGVVAKPPANVGDALDTLIGIYIEHSLHYLSKEMWRQAMAISTQLPDSPFGQAYTALDRALTEQIRALIARLQALGLVRQDIDGAALGELIFNNMNMMFIEFVKRDAAKIAELRAAIRRQNRILVAAIAV
- a CDS encoding ABC transporter permease; this encodes MSTSANTPLPRAALPWALVTPALGWTLLFFVLPFIAMGFSSLTAHEGGGLTASNYSQFFTNPSYWQAMVNSLQVTAIVTAISVLLAYPFAWILAEQVPERWQRLALMLAVLPFWTSYVVRSYSWLLVLAQNGVVNRALTGSGLISEPLQLANTRFATVTGFVHFFVMLLTLTIFANLKQLSPSYRKAAADLGAGPVRTFLHVVLPLTLPGIMVGAFLTFVLCIGDYITPQILGGNNELLMPQLVMMQIGRRGDFPLASALSIILMAVVTIAYLACARWLKIERA